The following are from one region of the Juglans regia cultivar Chandler chromosome 10, Walnut 2.0, whole genome shotgun sequence genome:
- the LOC108985506 gene encoding vinorine synthase-like, with translation MEVEIISKEKVKPSSPTPDHRRYFKLSFLDQFAPPFYTSTIFFYRSNYPGQKYFNPLERSSWLKKSLAETLTRFYPMAGKLNSEDASVDCNDEGVNYIQARVACKLSQVVDKAEGKALLPLLPFDPYKDCTGPGETVLLAIQYSIFECGGVAIGVIDSHMIADGTSVVTLINSWAITSRGASHEVTNPSFDATIHFPPTLLPEWFSMVPPMEQERLSSKRFVFKKSSIDALRKEASVAFGADERGPSRVEAVSAFIWWRLMTIARSKPGGESKQYAVRHAVNLRQRMVPRLSEHSFGNVWTVTIAAVPPTDVEKDYPSLTRRIRNSFSRVSAEYVKHLQDANAFLETTKMELREMFKSETEFCNFTSWCSFPVYDIDFGWGKPTWVACPIRPYKGVIVIIRSRDGEGIEIWVNLEEEDMAMFERDPKLLQFVVSSSGATDQRRTIFPCLKSYISNSVWKNFIN, from the coding sequence ATGGAAGTTGAGATAATCTCCAAGGAGAAAGTCAAGCCATCATCTCCAACACCAGATCACCGAAGATACTTCAAGCTCTCATTCTTAGACCAATTTGCACCGCCCTTTTATACATCGACTATTTTTTTCTACCGTTCTAATTATCCAGGCCAGAAGTACTTCAATCCGTTAGAAAGATCTTCTTGGCTCAAAAAGTCTCTAGCTGAAACCTTAACTCGCTTTTATCCCATGGCTGGAAAACTTAACTCTGAAGATGCCTCCGTTGATTGTAACGATGAGGGCGTCAACTATATTCAAGCACGAGTCGCATGCAAGCTATCGCAAGTGGTAGATAAAGCTGAAGGGAAGGCATTGCTCCCATTGCTCCCATTTGATCCCTACAAGGATTGCACAGGTCCCGGAGAGACAGTTCTCCTAGCAATCCAATACAGTATCTTTGAATGCGGTGGAGTTGCAATCGGCGTGATCGATTCACACATGATCGCCGACGGAACATCAGTTGTTACACTGATTAATTCATGGGCCATCACGTCCCGAGGAGCTAGTCATGAAGTTACAAATCCCAGTTTTGATGCAACCATCCATTTTCCTCCGACACTTTTGCCGGAGTGGTTCAGTATGGTGCCACCGATGGAACAAGAGAGGTTGTCGTCCAAAAGATTTGTATTCAAAAAATCCAGCATTGATGCTCTAAGAAAAGAAGCCTCCGTTGCGTTTGGTGCAGACGAAAGGGGTCCGTCACGGGTGGAGGCTGTTTCAGCATTCATATGGTGGCGTTTGATGACGATAGCTCGGTCGAAACCAGGAGGCGAATCAAAGCAATATGCAGTACGTCACGCCGTGAACTTGCGCCAAAGGATGGTTCCACGACTTTCGGAGCACTCCTTTGGGAATGTTTGGACTGTTACGATCGCAGCAGTACCGCCGACGGATGTTGAGAAAGATTATCCTTCTTTGACGAGACGGATCAGGAATTCTTTCAGCCGAGTCAGTGCAGAATACGTGAAGCATCTACAAGACGCAAATGCATTCTTGGAGACCACGAAAATGGAACTGAGGGAGATGTTCAAGTCTGAGACAGAATTCTGCAACTTCACTAGTTGGTGCAGCTTTCCGGTCTACGATATAGATTTTGGGTGGGGGAAGCCGACTTGGGTGGCTTGTCCGATCAGGCCCTATAAGGGTGTGATTGTGATTATAAGAAGCAGAGATGGTGAAGGAATTGAAATTTGGGTAAACCTTGAGGAGGAAGACATGGCCATGTTTGAACGAGACCCGAAGTTGCTCCAATTTGTTGTGTCATCATCAGGAGCTACAGATCAACGTCGAACTATCTTCCCTTGTCTGAAAAGCTATATTTCTAACTCGGTGTggaagaattttattaattag
- the LOC108985508 gene encoding vinorine synthase-like encodes MEVEIISKEKVKPSSPTPYHRRYFKLSFLDQFAPPFYTSTIFFYHSNYPGQKYFNPLERSSWLKKSLAETLTRFYPLAGKLNFEDVSVDCNDEGVNYIQARVACKLSQVVDKADGKALLPLLPFDAHKDCTGPGETVLLAIQYSIFECGGVAIGVIDSHKIADGTSLATLINAWASTSRGASHEVTNPSFDASIHFPRTVLPEWFSMVPPMEKERLSSKRFVFKKSSIDALRKEASVAFGADDRGPSRVEAVSAFIWWRLMTIARSKPGGKAKQYAVRHAVNLRQRMVPRLSEHSFGNVWNLAITAVPPTDVEKDYPSLTRQIRNSFSQVSEEYVKHLQDADAFLETTKMEFMEMLKFETEFCNFTSWCSFPVYDIDFGWGKPTWVACPTRPYKNVILIMRSRDGEGIETWVNLEEEDMAMFERDPKLLQFIVSSGARDQRRTIFSCLKSYICNSAWKNFIYVSRC; translated from the coding sequence ATGGAAGTTGAGATAATCTCCAAGGAGAAAGTCAAGCCATCATCTCCAACACCATATCACCGAAGATACTTCAAGCTCTCATTCTTAGACCAATTTGCACCGCCCTTTTATACATCGACTATTTTTTTCTACCATTCTAATTATCCAGGCCAGAAGTACTTCAATCCGTTAGAAAGATCTTCTTGGCTCAAAAAGTCTCTAGCTGAAACCTTAACTCGCTTTTATCCCTTGGCTGGAAAACTTAACTTTGAAGATGTCTCCGTTGATTGTAACGATGAGGGCGTCAACTATATTCAAGCACGAGTCGCATGCAAGCTATCGCAAGTGGTAGATAAAGCTGATGGGAAGGCATTGCTCCCATTGCTCCCATTTGACGCCCACAAGGATTGCACAGGGCCCGGAGAGACAGTTCTCCTAGCAATCCAATACAGTATCTTTGAATGCGGTGGAGTTGCAATCGGCGTGATCGATTCACACAAGATCGCCGACGGAACATCACTTGCTACACTGATTAATGCATGGGCCAGCACGTCCCGAGGAGCTAGTCATGAAGTTACAAATCCCAGTTTTGATGCAAGCATCCATTTTCCTCGGACAGTTTTGCCGGAGTGGTTCAGTATGGTGCCACCGATGGAAAAAGAAAGGTTGTCGTCCAAAAGATTTGTATTCAAAAAATCCAGCATTGATGCTCTAAGAAAAGAAGCCTCCGTCGCGTTTGGTGCAGACGATAGGGGTCCGTCACGGGTGGAGGCTGTTTCAGCATTCATATGGTGGCGTTTGATGACGATAGCTCGGTCGAAACCAGGAGGCAAAGCAAAGCAATATGCAGTACGTCACGCCGTGAACTTGCGCCAAAGGATGGTTCCACGACTTTCGGAGCACTCCTTTGGGAATGTTTGGAATCTTGCGATCACAGCAGTACCGCCGACGGATGTTGAGAAAGATTATCCTTCTTTGACGAGACAGATCAGGAATTCTTTCAGCCAAGTCAGTGAGGAATACGTGAAGCATCTACAAGACGCAGATGCATTCTTGGAGACCACGAAAATGGAATTCATGGAGATGTTGAAGTTTGAGACAGAATTCTGCAACTTCACCAGTTGGTGCAGCTTTCCGGTCTACGATATAGATTTTGGGTGGGGGAAGCCGACTTGGGTGGCTTGTCCGACAAGGCCCTATAAGAATGTGATTCTGATTATGAGAAGCAGAGATGGTGAAGGAATTGAAACGTGGGTAAACCTTGAGGAGGAAGACATGGCCATGTTTGAACGTGACCCGAAGTTGCTCCAATTTATTGTGTCATCAGGAGCTAGAGATCAACGTCGAACTATCTTCTCTTGTCTGAAAAGCTATATTTGTAACTCGGCGTGgaagaattttatttatgtcTCAAGATGTTGA
- the LOC108985507 gene encoding protein FAR1-RELATED SEQUENCE 5-like, which yields MEFNSFEEVMSYYKQYAKKCEFGVMTRRIEKGEDGNVRYATLGCARGGKACNKILNVARPRPTRKTKCKAKINDLKVDGKFKLTTVHNIHNHGLNPIKSCFFRCNREVSDFVKRILDTNDLADIWMNKSFKSLVVRAGGFENLPFFEKDCRSYINKARHLRLGKCGVGVLQEYFLRMRYKNPGFFTLMDLDDNGRLNNVFWADPCSRAGYQYFCDMTTFDTTYLTNRYGMPFAPFVGVNHHGQSILLGARSISSEDMETFVWLF from the coding sequence atggagtttaattcttttgaagaagTAATGAGTTATTATAAGCAGTATGCAAAGAAATGTGAGTTTGGAGTGATGACAAGAAGGATTGAGAAGGGAGAGGATGGTAATGTTAGATATGCCACTCTTGGTTGTGCCCGTGGTGGAAAGGcctgtaataagatcttgaATGTCGCCAGACCACGACCGACAAGAAAGACAaaatgtaaggcaaagattaatgACTTAAAAGTTGATGGAAAGTTTAAGTTGACAACAGTTCATAATATTCATAACCACGGCCTCAATCCAATTAAATCCTGCTTCTTccgatgtaatagagaagtgagtgactTCGTAAAAAGAATCCTAGATACAAACGATTTGGCTGACATCTGGATGAATAAGAGTTTCAAATCTCTTGTTGTTAGGGCAGGTGGATTCGAGAACCTCCCGTTTTTTGAAAAGGATTGTCGAAGTTATATCAACAAGGCAAGACATCTGCGACTAGGAAAATGTGGTGTTGGAGTGCttcaagaatattttttaaggatGCGGTACAAAAATCCTGGGTTCTTTacattgatggatttagatgataATGGAAGGTTAAATAATGTATTTTGGGCAGACCCCTGTAGTAGGGCAGGATATCAGTATTTCTGTGATATGACCACATTTGACACCACATATCTGACGAATagatatgggatgccctttgcaccatttgttggtgtaaaccaccacgGCCAGTCAATTTTGTTGGGTGCAAGATCGATATCCAGTGAGGATATGGAGACGTTTGTCTGGTTATTCTAG